A region of the Massilia sp. erpn genome:
GGCGGAAGGGCTTGTCGCTCAGCCCATAATAACTTTCATACATGGCGCACTGGCTCCGTTAAAGCTTGATCGAGACGGACGCGGCGACCGCGTTCTCGGTATAGTTTCCACTGTCGAGGAAGGTGCTGCCGCGCACGCGGCGCACTTCCACCCCGCCGCTGATCTTCTGATCGAACTGGTGGGTCAGGAACAGGCGCAGGGCGCGGTTCTGGCTGCCTTTGCCCAGACTATTGGAGTCGGCATTGGTGTAGGTCGCGGACAGGCTGGCGCCGGTGCGCGAGTTGAGGCGGTAATTGAACAGGGCCGAAGCGCCCGTCTGCCGCGTGTTGTCATTCACATTGCCGCTGCTGCTGCCCAGTAGCGTGCTGTCGACCTGGGTCAGCGACAGCGCTTCGCGCCGCATGCTGAAGACATTGAACATGGTCGAGGTGCGCGCCGTGGTGAAGCTCACCGAGGCTTGCAGCTGCTTTTGCAGCGCATAGCGGTTGCTGAAGTAGTTGACGCTGTCGGGCAGGGCGCGCGGCAGATTCAGGGCGCGGATATACGCTTCCACCGCGGCGGCGCGCTTGGCCGCATCGGGAAAATTCGGCATGAACAGGCGGTCCAGCATGGCTGCGGTGTCGATGGCCGAAGGCAGCAGGAAATTCGAGCGTGAGTTGGTGACCGAATCGCCATAGCTCACGCTCCAGTTGCTGTAGCGCGCGCGGTGGTTCAGCGCCAGCGAATAGCTGTTGCCGTAATAGCGCTTGCCGAGCGAGGCATCGAGGCTGGTGCGCGGCGAAGGATTCCAGCGCAAGCCGGTGGACCAGGACTTGCCCTGGGTGGCCTGGCCATTGCTCTCGTAGCTGAATTTATCGTAGCCGCCGCTGGCCGTCAGGCTGAAGGTCGGCGTCAGGCGGTAAAACGCATTCGCCATCACCAGCTGGGTGGTGGAGGTGGGCGCGATGCTGTCATCCAGCACCTGGCGGTTGGCCATGAAGCCCCAGCCGATGGTGCGGAAGGCCGGGCCGCTGTTGACGTTCAGGTTGATGCTGTTGGCGTTGCTGCGGCCCATGCCGCGGTTATCGGTGTCCACCGTG
Encoded here:
- a CDS encoding TIGR03016 family PEP-CTERM system-associated outer membrane protein — its product is MTTTMAKRCVPAALPKLAPMALALLMAAPAARAEWKFAPAVELRETWSDNVGLASNDKAGSQFITEVVPGFSLTNVGPRLKLHANYQLHLYQYSKESTGGTGRNTSSLNAGAQAKVVDDLLFLDGTATISQQATSAFGPQVNNNGYSTNNRNEVRTIRLSPYLQHRFGSTAQMELRYTRDTVDTDNRGMGRSNANSINLNVNSGPAFRTIGWGFMANRQVLDDSIAPTSTTQLVMANAFYRLTPTFSLTASGGYDKFSYESNGQATQGKSWSTGLRWNPSPRTSLDASLGKRYYGNSYSLALNHRARYSNWSVSYGDSVTNSRSNFLLPSAIDTAAMLDRLFMPNFPDAAKRAAAVEAYIRALNLPRALPDSVNYFSNRYALQKQLQASVSFTTARTSTMFNVFSMRREALSLTQVDSTLLGSSSGNVNDNTRQTGASALFNYRLNSRTGASLSATYTNADSNSLGKGSQNRALRLFLTHQFDQKISGGVEVRRVRGSTFLDSGNYTENAVAASVSIKL